One Silene latifolia isolate original U9 population chromosome 4, ASM4854445v1, whole genome shotgun sequence DNA segment encodes these proteins:
- the LOC141651161 gene encoding putative F-box only protein 11 has protein sequence MMKNRMNCLPPELLFEVLTHLPTKDLLKLRVVCKLWNSIICEPSFHQHHLHQLRKNNVHGYKYYLTTNGGTYRSVDVKSSETLATIEEIKLCKSHYEDCLICIKACVDGVLLVSTIYVKVIFLWNPTLGKVVDIPLYEALKKIRLYDVVFGFGFDSVSNIYKVVALYLEKNNDLKTMVYNLGSRSWTSPKMERSSIDNAKHLSHLSRSLNFEGCIYCLSKAEITSENDTHYLCFNLSSEALTCAKLPDGKIIKYAPIRRRLAVLYDSLALVDDSREDGLGSIHFHVWMRRKDSTTSSEFSWVKLYNLDCDAKYFTYLANNGILYLQAWPPNIGSVYDLKADKEKFFYLTGGYIDFMEGYLESLALLR, from the coding sequence AAAAATAGGATGAATTGTTTACCTCCGGAACTATTATTTGAAGTTTTGACGCATCTTCCGACGAAAGATTTGTTGAAGTTAAGGGTGGTATGCAAATTATGGAACTCGATTATCTGCGAACCCAGTTTCCATCAACACCATCTTCATCAATTACGCAAGAATAACGTTCATGGTTATAAGTACTACTTAACCACTAATGGGGGTACGTATAGATCAGTCGATGTTAAAAGTAGCGAAACTCTTGCGACTATCGAGGAGATTAAACTATGCAAGTCCCATTATGAAGATTGTTTGATTTGTATAAAGGCTTGTGTCGATGGAGTCTTATTGGTCAGCACTATTTACGTAAAAGTGATATTCTTATGGAACCCGACCCTTGGGAAAGTTGTTGATATACCACTTTATGAAGCGTTGAAGAAGATACGACTTTATGATGTTgtgtttgggtttgggtttgatTCGGTGAGTAATATTTATAAGGTGGTGGCACTTTATTTGGAGAAGAATAATGATTTGAAAACCATGGTATATAACCTTGGTTCTCGTTCATGGACTTCTCCTAAAATGGAAAGAAGTTCGATTGACAATGCGAAGCATTTGTCGCATCTTTCACGTTCCTTGAATTTTGAAGGTTGTATTTACTGCCTTTCTAAGGCTGAAATAACGTCGGAAAACGACACACACTACCTATGTTTTAATCTGTCGAGTGAGGCCTTGACTTGCGCTAAATTGCCTGATGGGAAAATAATAAAGTATGCGCCAATAAGGCGCCGTCTAGCAGTATTATATGACTCACTTGCACTTGTAGATGATTCCCGTGAAGATGGTTTAGGTAGTATTCATTTTCATGTATGGATGAGACGAAAGGATAGTACAACAAGTTCCGAATTTTCTTGGGTTAAGCTCTATAATCTCGATTGCGATGCTAAATATTTTACATACTTGGCGAATAATGGTATTCTTTATTTACAAGCGTGGCCTCCCAACATAGGATCGGTTTATGACTTGAAAGCCGACAAGGAAAAGTTTTTTTATTTAACTGGTGGGTATATAGATTTCATGGAAGGTTATCTAGAAAGTTTGGCATTGTTAAGATAA